CAGTATAGTATAGAAACAAAAACTCAAGCATGCAAAGACTATGAGAAAGGTAAAGGTAGTTTTCAAAGCATAGCCGAGGAAATTGGAGTTAATTGGACAACATTAAGAGAATGGTACTTTAAATATAGAGAACATGGGGTCAATGCATTTGATACTACAAAGAGAAACAATTCTTACACTAAGGAGTTTAAACTAGAAGTTATAGAAGAATATATAACTAACAAAGGATCTTATATAGATTTAGCA
Above is a window of Proteiniborus ethanoligenes DNA encoding:
- a CDS encoding transposase, which produces MGKKSQYSIETKTQACKDYEKGKGSFQSIAEEIGVNWTTLREWYFKYREHGVNAFDTTKRNNSYTKEFKLEVIEEYITNKGSYIDLA